TTATCATATTTCTCCCTTCCAGCTTAGCTGGCTTTTCTATTACACCCACTTCTGATACCGTTTCAAAAAACTTCTTAAGAAGCTCTGCACCGAAGTGAGAATGTTCTGCTTCTCTTCCTCTAAATCTAACTGTAACTTTAACTTTATCTCCATCTTTAAGGAACTTTGCAGCATTCTTAGCCTTAACTGCTAAATCATTTGCTTCAATAGTCGGGCTAACACGAATTTCCTTCATATTAACAGTTTTTTGTTTTTTTCTAGCTTCTTTGTCTCTTTTTTGTTGTTCGTATAGGTACTTTCCGTAGTCCATAACCTTAACTACAGGTGGTTTAGCCTGTGGTGCAATCAATACTAAGTCTAGTTGCTTTCCTTCAGCAATTTCTAGTGCTTCCCTTGATGACATGAAGCCAATTGCTTCTCCATCTGGTCCTAGTACTCTGACTTCCTTTTCACGAATCTCTTCATTGATTAAATTTTCTTTACTAATGGTATCCACCTCCAGAAATTTAAAACCATATAACAAATAATGCGGATGGAATTCTCCACCCGCAATATATATACACAAATTAGTAATATATCATAATTATTAACCCTACAACCCTAATTAGAGTAAGGTGAGAAACGGATGGTT
This genomic stretch from Clostridium cylindrosporum DSM 605 harbors:
- the infC gene encoding translation initiation factor IF-3 → MDTISKENLINEEIREKEVRVLGPDGEAIGFMSSREALEIAEGKQLDLVLIAPQAKPPVVKVMDYGKYLYEQQKRDKEARKKQKTVNMKEIRVSPTIEANDLAVKAKNAAKFLKDGDKVKVTVRFRGREAEHSHFGAELLKKFFETVSEVGVIEKPAKLEGRNMIMILAPKKA